The Actinocatenispora sera genome has a window encoding:
- a CDS encoding SRPBCC domain-containing protein, with protein MYDKVIWPEQYDPKSSALYALNDIDVKAPPEVVWKLLVDAENWSSYFPPEDRVKILSGGSELALGARFSRVTVGFPMSLHVTEYEPFTRLAWETTVDGDETGSSAYHGWVITPTDDGCHVLTEETQQGPFFVEELGRRHPGALYRYHQDWVERLARAAEAEVAKPAA; from the coding sequence ATGTACGACAAGGTGATATGGCCCGAACAGTACGACCCGAAGTCGTCTGCTCTCTACGCGCTCAATGACATCGACGTGAAGGCGCCACCTGAAGTGGTATGGAAGCTGCTCGTCGATGCCGAGAACTGGTCGAGCTATTTCCCTCCCGAAGACCGCGTCAAGATCCTTTCCGGCGGTTCGGAACTGGCTCTGGGGGCCAGGTTCAGCCGAGTGACGGTGGGATTTCCCATGAGTCTCCACGTGACGGAGTACGAGCCGTTCACCAGGCTTGCGTGGGAGACGACAGTCGACGGCGACGAAACGGGTTCGAGCGCATACCACGGCTGGGTCATCACGCCTACGGACGATGGCTGTCACGTACTGACCGAGGAAACGCAGCAGGGTCCCTTCTTCGTCGAGGAACTCGGGCGTAGGCATCCCGGTGCGCTGTACCGCTACCACCAGGACTGGGTCGAGCGGCTCGCCCGTGCCGCGGAGGCGGAAGTGGCAAAGCCCGCGGCCTGA
- a CDS encoding MFS transporter, whose protein sequence is MTQPEPTTSTATALTARRLRQVLIVLCGTEITSWGVLYYAFPVLAPHIHHDTGWPLPALTAGLSISQLVAAALGIPLGRLLDRHGPRAIMTTASVIAAPALAAVAYAPTLGWFLAAWIAVGAAMAGTLYPPAFAALTRWYGPDRVKALTALTLIGGLASTVFAPLTAALADHLSWRGVYLTLAAALAAITIPAHLFGLRLPWPTPPSHEPHQPAPADTSPTRIARSRPFLTLTAVLTLAAFTVYAVVVNQVPLLTARGLTPTLAAWALGLGGLGQVAGRLGYQRLVAHSSVRTRTIAILAAAAATTLLLGLIPGPAALLIAGAILAGTARGVFTLLQATAISDRWGTRHYGRLNGLLSAPTTLAAATAPAAGAALATLLGGYPAVFLALGALTVLATIAAATTTPTSR, encoded by the coding sequence GTGACGCAGCCCGAACCCACCACCTCGACGGCCACGGCACTCACCGCACGGCGGCTACGGCAGGTGCTGATCGTGCTGTGCGGCACCGAAATCACCAGCTGGGGAGTGCTCTACTACGCCTTCCCCGTCCTTGCCCCACACATCCACCACGACACCGGCTGGCCACTACCCGCACTCACCGCCGGCCTGTCGATCAGCCAACTGGTCGCCGCCGCCCTGGGCATCCCGCTGGGCCGCCTGCTGGACCGACACGGCCCCCGCGCGATCATGACCACCGCCTCGGTGATCGCCGCACCCGCCCTCGCCGCCGTCGCCTACGCCCCCACCCTCGGCTGGTTCCTCGCCGCCTGGATCGCCGTGGGCGCCGCCATGGCCGGCACCCTCTACCCGCCCGCATTCGCCGCGCTGACCCGCTGGTACGGGCCCGACCGGGTCAAGGCCCTCACCGCCCTCACCCTCATCGGCGGTCTGGCCTCCACCGTGTTCGCGCCGCTGACCGCCGCCCTCGCCGACCACCTCAGCTGGCGCGGCGTCTACCTCACCCTCGCCGCCGCCCTGGCCGCGATCACCATCCCCGCCCACCTGTTCGGGCTACGCCTGCCCTGGCCAACCCCACCCAGCCATGAACCCCACCAGCCCGCACCGGCCGACACCTCACCAACCCGCATCGCCCGCAGCCGACCCTTCCTGACCCTGACCGCCGTCCTGACTCTCGCCGCGTTCACCGTCTATGCCGTCGTGGTCAACCAAGTCCCGCTGTTGACCGCCCGCGGCCTGACCCCCACCCTCGCCGCCTGGGCACTGGGCCTCGGCGGACTCGGCCAAGTCGCCGGACGCCTCGGCTACCAACGCCTCGTCGCCCACAGCAGCGTGCGCACCCGCACCATCGCCATCCTCGCCGCCGCCGCAGCCACCACCCTGCTACTTGGCCTGATCCCCGGACCCGCGGCCCTGCTGATCGCCGGCGCCATCCTCGCCGGCACCGCCCGCGGCGTGTTCACCCTCCTGCAAGCCACCGCCATCTCCGACCGCTGGGGCACCCGCCACTACGGCCGCCTCAACGGCCTGCTCTCCGCCCCCACCACCCTCGCCGCCGCCACCGCACCCGCCGCCGGCGCCGCACTGGCCACCCTGCTCGGCGGCTACCCCGCCGTGTTCCTCGCCCTCGGCGCCCTCACCGTTCTAGCCACCATCGCCGCAGCCACCACCACGCCAACCAGCCGCTAG
- a CDS encoding FAD-dependent oxidoreductase — translation MIESPVVVIGAGPIGLAAAAHLTERGLPALVLEAGERAGAAVHRWGHVRLFSPWSQLVDPAAARALQPTGWQAPAGDAYPTGADWANAYLQPLADTLGDTVRFGTRVIGVSRQGRDRVVDAGRDTTPFVVHTREAGGREGRILARAVIDASGTWQSPNPLGADGLPAAGETDAAEAISYRIPDLTDPAVAARYAGRHTAVAGSGHSALTALVGLAELAATAPGTRISWLLRRGQTGAVFGGGAADELAARGALGQRAQAAVQAGHITTVTGFRTDRLDPAGDRRWAVVADDGRRIEQVDQIVAVTGFRPDHRLLSEIRLGVDPTLQAPTALAPLIDPNVHSCGTVYPHGVAELAHPEPDFYLAGMKSYGRAPTFLALTGYEQVRSIVAALAGDHDAAHRVELTLPDTGVCGGSGVFDDPTATGGCCTTSEPELIALPTLRP, via the coding sequence GTGATCGAGTCACCTGTGGTTGTCATCGGCGCCGGCCCGATCGGGCTGGCCGCCGCCGCACACCTGACCGAACGCGGACTGCCCGCCCTGGTACTGGAGGCCGGCGAGCGCGCCGGGGCCGCGGTGCACCGCTGGGGGCACGTCCGGCTGTTCTCGCCGTGGAGCCAGCTGGTCGACCCGGCCGCCGCCCGCGCGCTGCAACCCACCGGCTGGCAGGCGCCAGCCGGTGACGCCTACCCGACCGGGGCCGACTGGGCCAACGCGTACCTGCAGCCGCTGGCCGACACGCTGGGCGACACGGTGCGGTTCGGCACCCGCGTGATCGGGGTGTCACGGCAGGGCCGCGACCGTGTCGTCGACGCCGGCCGCGACACCACCCCGTTCGTCGTGCACACCCGCGAGGCGGGTGGCCGCGAAGGTCGGATACTCGCGCGGGCGGTCATCGACGCCTCCGGCACCTGGCAGAGTCCGAACCCGCTGGGCGCCGACGGGCTGCCCGCCGCCGGCGAAACCGACGCCGCCGAAGCGATCAGCTACCGCATCCCCGACCTGACCGACCCGGCCGTCGCCGCCCGCTACGCCGGCCGCCACACCGCGGTCGCCGGCAGCGGCCACTCCGCCCTGACCGCCCTGGTCGGCCTGGCCGAACTGGCCGCCACAGCCCCCGGCACCCGGATCAGCTGGCTGCTGCGCCGCGGCCAGACCGGCGCAGTGTTCGGCGGCGGCGCAGCCGATGAGCTGGCCGCCCGCGGCGCGCTCGGCCAACGCGCGCAAGCCGCCGTACAGGCCGGGCACATCACCACCGTCACCGGCTTCCGTACCGACCGCCTCGACCCGGCTGGCGACCGCCGATGGGCCGTGGTCGCCGACGACGGGCGCCGCATCGAGCAGGTCGACCAGATCGTCGCGGTCACCGGCTTCCGCCCCGACCACCGGCTGCTGTCCGAGATCCGCCTCGGCGTCGACCCCACCCTGCAGGCACCGACCGCGCTGGCACCGCTGATCGATCCCAACGTGCACTCCTGCGGCACCGTCTACCCCCACGGCGTGGCCGAACTGGCCCACCCCGAACCCGACTTCTACCTGGCCGGAATGAAGTCCTACGGCCGCGCACCCACCTTCCTCGCTCTCACCGGCTACGAACAGGTCCGCAGCATCGTCGCCGCCCTCGCCGGCGACCACGACGCCGCCCACCGCGTCGAGCTGACCCTGCCCGACACCGGAGTCTGCGGCGGCTCCGGTGTGTTCGACGACCCCACCGCCACCGGCGGCTGCTGCACGACCAGCGAACCCGAACTGATCGCGCTACCGACCCTGCGCCCCTGA
- a CDS encoding GNAT family N-acetyltransferase → MLTDARAVTVRPMVGADAEPVLAIYQAGLDTGQASFETTAPDWDRFDATHLPEHRHVALAAGEVVGWVAVSAVSIFPDNTASLALHAACGFRTIGVRERIARHHDRWRDTLLLERRSPTIT, encoded by the coding sequence ATGCTGACCGACGCGCGCGCGGTGACGGTACGGCCGATGGTCGGTGCCGACGCCGAACCGGTCCTCGCCATCTACCAGGCCGGCCTGGACACCGGGCAGGCCAGCTTCGAAACCACCGCCCCCGACTGGGACCGGTTCGACGCCACCCATCTGCCCGAGCACCGCCATGTCGCGCTCGCCGCCGGCGAGGTGGTCGGGTGGGTGGCGGTGAGTGCGGTGTCGATCTTCCCGGACAACACCGCCAGCCTCGCCCTGCACGCCGCCTGCGGCTTTCGCACCATCGGGGTGCGCGAACGCATCGCCCGCCACCACGACCGCTGGCGCGACACGCTGCTGCTGGAGCGCCGCAGCCCGACCATCACCTGA
- a CDS encoding ArsR/SmtB family transcription factor, whose translation MNGESDTVGGLLDRASAEQYARWFKALSDPTRIQILELLARRREPMSVGAVVAEVGVAQSTVSQHLAVLARVRFVLVEAVGTSRHYRVNEACIECFPTAADVVMGRPAPNPQQPRC comes from the coding sequence ATGAATGGTGAGAGTGACACCGTGGGCGGGTTGTTGGATCGGGCGAGCGCCGAGCAGTACGCGAGATGGTTCAAGGCGCTGTCCGACCCGACCCGCATCCAGATCCTGGAGTTGCTGGCTCGACGTCGGGAGCCGATGAGCGTCGGGGCCGTCGTGGCCGAGGTCGGCGTGGCACAGTCGACGGTCTCGCAGCATCTCGCCGTGCTCGCCCGGGTGCGGTTCGTGCTGGTCGAGGCAGTCGGCACCTCGCGGCACTACCGGGTCAACGAGGCGTGCATCGAGTGCTTCCCCACCGCCGCGGACGTGGTGATGGGCCGGCCCGCCCCCAACCCACAGCAACCCCGATGCTGA
- a CDS encoding M28 family metallopeptidase has product MSTPAATRQAGATRRLVDTVAALAGDRFTGRRVGTSGGRAAGQWLAAQLRAAGAATRVEAFPVAGVRELTDTPTLIYQGRALAHRRDWAEHGASAGLPDGAAGPVVTAQAGHWRGRWILLPVLDAASVARAAAEKAIGILVPRGVDEAGWMPKMITGPTPLPLPVVSLHTVLHATLATAGDDPAPMTGRIPVRVVATTGTNVHGVLREAPPGGRSILLTAHYDGVGDDPQQRLPAAADNASGVAVVLEAARHLAGSLPAGVGLAVALLDAEEAGALGSAHHATQLTRAGGLTSGTVVLNVDGAAHLDGAATIEAGGAADELLDALDTAGRTVGTALRAGPMASDNRRYAAAGLPAAGVGMGMPGYQTPAETPDRVEPDTLLAATRLVTATVRILADRTRR; this is encoded by the coding sequence ATGAGCACACCCGCCGCGACGCGGCAGGCGGGCGCGACCCGGCGGCTGGTGGACACGGTGGCGGCGCTGGCCGGCGACCGGTTCACCGGCCGCCGGGTCGGCACGTCCGGCGGCCGGGCCGCGGGCCAGTGGCTGGCCGCTCAGCTGCGCGCGGCGGGAGCGGCCACGCGAGTCGAGGCGTTCCCGGTCGCCGGGGTGCGGGAGTTGACCGACACCCCCACCCTCATCTACCAGGGCCGAGCCCTGGCCCATCGGCGTGACTGGGCCGAGCACGGGGCCTCGGCCGGGCTCCCTGACGGGGCGGCCGGCCCGGTGGTCACGGCGCAGGCCGGCCACTGGCGTGGCCGGTGGATTCTGCTGCCCGTGCTGGATGCCGCGTCGGTGGCGCGGGCCGCCGCCGAGAAGGCGATCGGGATCCTGGTGCCGCGTGGGGTCGACGAGGCGGGCTGGATGCCGAAGATGATCACCGGCCCCACACCGCTCCCGCTGCCGGTGGTCAGCCTGCACACCGTCTTGCACGCGACGCTGGCCACCGCGGGCGACGACCCGGCCCCGATGACCGGGCGCATCCCGGTTCGGGTGGTGGCCACGACCGGCACCAACGTGCACGGTGTGCTGCGCGAGGCGCCGCCCGGCGGCCGGTCGATCCTGCTGACCGCGCACTACGACGGGGTCGGCGACGACCCGCAGCAGCGGCTACCGGCCGCCGCCGACAACGCCTCCGGCGTCGCCGTCGTCCTCGAAGCCGCCCGCCATCTCGCCGGCAGCCTGCCGGCCGGCGTGGGGCTCGCGGTCGCGCTGCTGGACGCCGAGGAGGCCGGCGCGCTCGGCTCGGCCCACCACGCCACCCAGCTCACCCGTGCCGGCGGTCTGACCTCGGGCACGGTGGTGCTCAACGTCGACGGCGCCGCCCACCTCGACGGGGCCGCCACCATCGAGGCCGGCGGGGCCGCCGACGAGCTGCTCGACGCCCTCGATACGGCCGGCCGCACGGTGGGGACGGCGCTGCGGGCGGGGCCGATGGCCTCCGACAACCGCCGCTACGCCGCCGCCGGGCTACCCGCGGCCGGGGTCGGCATGGGCATGCCCGGCTACCAGACCCCTGCCGAAACCCCCGACCGGGTCGAACCGGACACCCTGCTGGCCGCCACCCGCCTGGTCACCGCCACCGTGCGGATTCTCGCGGACCGGACACGCCGATGA
- a CDS encoding ArsR/SmtB family transcription factor has translation MSKQLPVLTTDAAGCCAPLAQMPLPAEHAARLAKAYKALGDPVRLQLLSLIASHPGGEACVCDITAPFELTGPTISHHLKVLREAGLIAGERRGTWVYYRPVREAITELSTLLVVPQATATVS, from the coding sequence ATGTCGAAGCAACTCCCGGTGTTGACCACCGACGCCGCCGGCTGCTGCGCGCCGCTGGCGCAGATGCCGCTGCCGGCCGAGCACGCCGCCCGGTTGGCCAAGGCGTACAAGGCGTTGGGTGATCCGGTGCGCCTGCAGTTGCTGTCGCTGATCGCCTCGCACCCGGGTGGTGAGGCGTGCGTGTGTGACATCACCGCGCCGTTCGAGTTGACCGGTCCGACGATCTCCCACCACCTCAAGGTGCTGCGCGAGGCCGGGCTGATCGCCGGCGAGCGGCGCGGCACCTGGGTGTACTACCGGCCGGTGCGTGAGGCCATCACCGAGCTGTCCACCTTGCTGGTGGTGCCCCAGGCCACCGCCACCGTCTCCTGA
- a CDS encoding flavin-containing monooxygenase has protein sequence MQSDTRQSVVIVGAGQAGLAAAGAVRAAGGEPVLLEAGSEPVGSWPHFYDSLTLFSPARFSALPGVGFPGDPDRYPRRDEVVDYLRDYAKRLELDIRYGQQVEQVAQTAGGFVVRTAGGLEVSAGRVIAASGGFGTPYRPRIPALEGFGGRVLHAADYRGPGPFAGQRVVVVGAGNSAIQIAIELAEGARVTIASRHPIRFLPQRVAGRDMHFWLTATRLDTAGWARRLLTGGAGTPVFDTGSYAAAIAAGNPDRRPMFVRAAGSSLTFADGQREHVDTVLLATGYRPAVGYLAALGALDKHRLPRHHGGVSSTHAGLGYVGLEWQRSFCSATLRGVGRDAAHVVRQLHRPARR, from the coding sequence ATGCAGAGCGACACGAGGCAGTCGGTGGTGATCGTGGGTGCCGGCCAGGCGGGTCTGGCGGCGGCGGGGGCGGTGCGCGCCGCGGGCGGCGAACCGGTCCTGTTGGAGGCGGGCAGCGAGCCGGTCGGGTCCTGGCCGCACTTCTACGACAGCCTCACCCTGTTCTCCCCGGCGCGGTTCAGCGCGCTGCCGGGTGTGGGGTTCCCGGGTGATCCGGATCGGTACCCGCGCCGCGACGAGGTGGTCGACTATCTGCGCGACTACGCGAAACGTCTGGAGCTCGACATCCGCTACGGCCAGCAGGTCGAGCAGGTCGCCCAGACCGCTGGCGGGTTCGTGGTGCGTACCGCCGGCGGGCTGGAGGTCTCGGCGGGGCGGGTGATCGCCGCCAGCGGCGGGTTCGGCACTCCGTACCGGCCGCGCATCCCCGCGCTGGAGGGCTTCGGCGGACGGGTGCTGCACGCCGCGGACTACCGCGGTCCGGGCCCGTTTGCCGGGCAGCGGGTGGTGGTGGTCGGTGCCGGCAACTCCGCGATCCAGATCGCCATCGAGCTGGCCGAAGGCGCGCGGGTGACGATCGCCTCGCGGCACCCGATCCGGTTCCTGCCGCAGCGCGTCGCCGGCCGCGACATGCACTTCTGGCTCACGGCCACCCGGTTGGACACCGCCGGGTGGGCGCGGCGGCTGTTGACCGGCGGCGCCGGGACCCCGGTATTCGACACCGGCAGCTACGCCGCCGCGATCGCTGCCGGGAACCCGGATCGGCGGCCGATGTTCGTGCGCGCCGCGGGGAGCAGCCTCACCTTCGCTGACGGCCAGCGCGAGCACGTCGACACCGTGCTGTTGGCCACCGGGTACCGGCCCGCCGTGGGCTACCTGGCCGCCCTCGGCGCCCTCGACAAACACAGGCTGCCCCGCCACCACGGCGGCGTGTCGAGCACCCATGCCGGGCTGGGTTATGTCGGGCTGGAATGGCAGCGCAGCTTCTGCTCAGCCACCCTGCGCGGCGTGGGCCGCGACGCCGCGCACGTCGTACGCCAACTCCACCGCCCGGCACGCCGATAG
- a CDS encoding ArsR/SmtB family transcription factor: protein MADERAADQTEQVADQTEQACCEQGQPQLSEMTHDFLKALASPTRQQIMLLFARGAELSVGEVAERAGIGQSTASQQLALLRRGGIVTARRDGKIVLYRADKTRAGQALADLQAYLRFCC from the coding sequence ATGGCAGACGAGCGGGCAGCAGATCAGACCGAGCAGGTAGCAGATCAGACCGAGCAGGCCTGTTGTGAACAGGGGCAACCGCAGCTGTCGGAGATGACCCACGACTTCCTCAAGGCGCTGGCCAGCCCGACCCGGCAGCAGATCATGCTGCTGTTCGCCCGCGGCGCCGAACTGTCGGTCGGAGAAGTCGCCGAGCGGGCCGGGATCGGCCAGTCGACCGCCTCCCAACAGCTCGCACTGCTGCGCCGCGGCGGCATCGTCACCGCCCGCCGCGACGGCAAGATCGTGCTCTACCGCGCCGACAAGACCCGCGCCGGGCAGGCCCTCGCCGACCTGCAGGCGTACCTCCGGTTCTGCTGCTGA
- a CDS encoding NAD(P)-binding domain-containing protein yields MRWRAGAVVSATGTWRRPYWPRYPGRFGGRQLHTVSYRRPEPFAGQRVLVVGGGNSAAQILAEVSTVAKTSWATLRPPRLLPDEVDGRVLFDVASRRQAAVAAGRGDDRGAAALGEIVMVPSVRAARERGVLVARPMFTRLVPEGVVWPDDTLGRFDTIIWCTGFRPDLGHLDPLGLSTVQGVPATVGTRSVDEPRLHLLGYGDWTGTASATIIGAARTAKACVAQLTAALAA; encoded by the coding sequence GTGCGGTGGCGGGCCGGTGCGGTGGTCTCGGCGACCGGGACCTGGCGGCGCCCCTATTGGCCGCGCTATCCGGGCCGGTTCGGCGGCCGGCAGTTGCACACGGTGTCGTACCGGCGGCCGGAACCGTTCGCCGGGCAGCGGGTGCTGGTGGTGGGTGGCGGAAACTCGGCGGCGCAGATCCTCGCCGAGGTCTCCACCGTGGCGAAGACCAGTTGGGCCACGCTGCGGCCACCGCGGTTGTTGCCCGACGAGGTCGACGGCCGGGTGCTGTTCGATGTGGCCAGTCGCCGGCAGGCCGCGGTGGCCGCCGGCCGGGGTGACGACCGCGGAGCCGCGGCGCTGGGCGAGATCGTGATGGTGCCCAGCGTTCGGGCGGCCCGCGAGCGCGGGGTCCTGGTGGCGCGGCCGATGTTCACCAGGCTCGTTCCCGAGGGCGTCGTGTGGCCGGACGACACCCTCGGCCGCTTCGACACGATCATCTGGTGTACCGGGTTTCGGCCCGACCTGGGGCACCTCGACCCGCTCGGCCTGTCCACGGTGCAGGGGGTTCCGGCGACGGTCGGCACCCGCTCGGTCGACGAGCCGCGGCTGCACCTGCTCGGCTACGGCGACTGGACCGGCACCGCGTCGGCCACCATCATCGGCGCCGCCCGCACCGCGAAGGCCTGCGTCGCGCAGCTCACCGCCGCCCTGGCCGCCTGA
- a CDS encoding ArsR/SmtB family transcription factor, producing MLISTEPDVIRLLADPIRARIVDLLADGALCTCHLVDDLGAKQPLVSHHLRALREAGLVEREPHGKFTYYRLRPDMLRATATRLTDLADRAAGNADVRREC from the coding sequence ATGTTGATATCAACCGAGCCTGATGTGATTCGGCTGCTGGCCGATCCCATCCGGGCCCGGATCGTGGACCTGCTGGCCGACGGCGCCCTGTGCACCTGCCACCTGGTCGACGACCTCGGCGCGAAACAGCCGCTGGTCTCCCACCACCTGCGCGCCCTGCGGGAAGCCGGCCTGGTCGAACGCGAACCACACGGCAAGTTCACCTACTACCGGCTGCGACCCGACATGCTGCGCGCGACGGCGACACGGCTCACCGACCTGGCCGACCGCGCCGCAGGCAACGCGGACGTCCGGCGGGAATGCTGA
- the arsB gene encoding ACR3 family arsenite efflux transporter: MGATDTATPADQAVVGRLSRLDRFLPLWILLAMAAGLGLGRLIPGLNTALNAVRVGDVSLPIAAGLLIMMYPVLAKVRYDRLDTVTRDRRLLIPSLLLNWIVGPAVMFALAWLLLPDLPAYRTGLIIVGLARCIAMVIIWNDLACGDREAAAVLVALNSVFQVIAFGLLGWFYLTVLPGWLGLPATDLHFSVWSIARSVLIFLGIPLIAGYLTRRLGERGKGRDWYEGRLLPKLGPFALYGLLFTIVILFALQGDAITRSPIDVARIALPLLSYFAIMWAGSFALGRAVGLPYQRTATLAFTAAGNNFELAIAVAIATFGVTSGQALAGVVGPLIEVPALVALVYVSLWLRRRLNPATATLAPSGNSS; encoded by the coding sequence ATGGGCGCCACCGACACCGCCACACCCGCCGACCAGGCGGTCGTGGGCCGGCTGTCGCGCCTGGATCGGTTCCTGCCGCTCTGGATCCTGCTCGCGATGGCCGCCGGGCTCGGCCTGGGCCGGCTGATCCCCGGCCTCAACACCGCCCTCAACGCCGTACGGGTCGGCGACGTGTCCCTCCCGATCGCCGCCGGGCTGCTGATCATGATGTACCCGGTACTGGCCAAGGTCCGCTACGACCGGCTCGACACCGTCACCCGCGACCGCCGCCTGCTGATCCCCTCGCTGCTGCTCAACTGGATCGTCGGGCCGGCCGTGATGTTCGCGCTGGCCTGGCTTCTGCTGCCTGATCTGCCTGCCTACCGGACCGGGCTGATCATCGTCGGGCTGGCCCGCTGCATCGCCATGGTGATCATCTGGAACGACCTCGCCTGCGGCGACCGGGAAGCCGCCGCCGTCCTGGTCGCCCTCAACTCCGTGTTCCAGGTCATCGCGTTCGGACTGCTCGGCTGGTTCTACCTGACCGTCCTGCCCGGCTGGCTCGGCCTGCCCGCCACCGACCTGCACTTCTCTGTCTGGTCCATCGCCCGCTCCGTGCTGATCTTCCTCGGCATCCCGCTGATCGCCGGATACCTGACTCGCCGACTCGGTGAACGCGGCAAGGGACGCGACTGGTACGAGGGCCGGTTGCTGCCCAAGCTCGGACCGTTCGCGCTCTACGGGCTGCTGTTCACCATCGTCATCCTGTTCGCGCTGCAAGGCGACGCGATCACCCGCAGCCCCATCGACGTGGCCCGCATCGCGCTGCCGCTACTCAGCTACTTCGCCATCATGTGGGCCGGCTCGTTCGCCCTCGGCCGCGCTGTCGGCCTGCCGTACCAGCGGACCGCGACGCTGGCGTTCACCGCCGCCGGCAACAACTTCGAACTCGCCATCGCCGTGGCCATCGCGACCTTCGGCGTCACCTCCGGCCAAGCCCTCGCCGGTGTGGTCGGGCCGTTGATCGAAGTACCCGCCCTGGTCGCGCTGGTCTACGTGTCGCTGTGGCTACGCCGCCGACTCAACCCCGCCACCGCAACGCTCGCACCCTCGGGGAACTCGTCATGA
- a CDS encoding arsenate reductase ArsC yields MTTTPEVLFVCVHNAGRSQMAAALLHHHAAGRVTVRSAGSAPADTINPAVIEAMNEIGLDLTQEFPKPLTTEAVHAADIVITMGCGDACPVFPGKRYLDWSLPDPAGKTLDQVRPIRDQIDHRVQALLAELTTTGRH; encoded by the coding sequence GTGACCACCACGCCGGAAGTACTGTTCGTCTGCGTCCACAACGCCGGACGCTCCCAGATGGCCGCCGCCCTGCTGCACCATCACGCCGCCGGACGCGTCACCGTACGCTCCGCCGGCTCCGCACCCGCCGACACCATCAACCCCGCGGTCATCGAAGCCATGAACGAAATCGGGCTCGACCTCACCCAGGAATTCCCGAAACCCCTGACCACCGAAGCAGTCCACGCCGCCGACATCGTCATCACCATGGGCTGCGGCGACGCCTGCCCCGTCTTCCCCGGCAAGCGCTACCTCGACTGGAGCCTTCCCGACCCCGCCGGCAAAACCCTCGACCAGGTACGCCCCATCCGCGACCAGATCGACCACCGCGTCCAAGCCCTGCTGGCCGAACTGACCACCACCGGCAGGCACTAA
- a CDS encoding helix-turn-helix transcriptional regulator yields the protein MLDSVLSRQAGDLYQRLLAGEYHSLASDAIDSLDHDALELVRAGFARVQDGDPPLLRPVAPAAAVQEVLGKLATRISSWQEHTAHTVHDLITLQRSALSIDGHAVRPQVEVVTNAAAVIDLVDSVQRGARHELLSLDSTAAAGSSCQPRLSPVVASPPAVWKTVFTADFDTPELSWILDGTRQAGGEVRLAATLPMKLLIADRSTALVPLDESGSAGVVLFRSSTVVGALVELFGNLWDRATSRPGAPSHAGGLTPYQRHVLTLLAASLKDEEIAARTHVSIRTVRRNVAAILDRLGVTTRFAAGVQAAKRGWL from the coding sequence ATGCTGGACTCGGTGCTTTCCCGCCAGGCGGGCGATCTCTACCAGCGGCTACTCGCCGGGGAGTACCACTCGCTGGCATCGGACGCCATCGACTCGCTCGACCACGACGCCCTCGAACTGGTACGCGCCGGCTTCGCGCGGGTCCAGGACGGCGACCCACCGCTGCTGCGCCCGGTCGCGCCGGCAGCCGCCGTGCAGGAGGTGCTCGGCAAGCTGGCAACGCGGATCTCCTCGTGGCAGGAGCACACCGCGCACACCGTTCACGACCTGATCACGCTCCAGCGCAGCGCCCTGAGCATCGACGGACATGCCGTCCGGCCGCAGGTCGAGGTGGTCACCAACGCCGCGGCCGTCATCGACCTGGTCGACAGCGTTCAGCGTGGCGCCCGGCACGAGTTGCTGTCGCTGGACTCCACCGCGGCAGCCGGATCCAGCTGCCAACCGCGGCTGTCGCCGGTGGTGGCGAGCCCGCCAGCGGTGTGGAAGACGGTATTCACCGCCGACTTCGACACCCCGGAACTGTCCTGGATCCTCGACGGGACCCGGCAGGCGGGAGGTGAGGTACGGCTCGCCGCGACCCTGCCGATGAAGCTGCTCATCGCCGACCGCAGCACCGCGCTGGTACCACTGGACGAGAGCGGCTCGGCCGGTGTCGTCCTGTTCCGCTCCTCGACGGTGGTCGGGGCGCTCGTCGAACTGTTCGGCAACCTGTGGGACCGCGCCACGTCGCGTCCCGGCGCACCGAGTCACGCCGGCGGGCTGACCCCGTACCAGCGGCATGTGCTCACGCTGTTGGCGGCCAGTCTCAAGGACGAGGAGATCGCCGCCCGAACGCACGTGTCGATCCGCACGGTACGGCGCAACGTCGCCGCGATCCTCGACCGGCTCGGCGTGACCACGCGCTTCGCCGCAGGGGTACAGGCCGCCAAACGCGGCTGGCTCTAG